The bacterium genomic sequence GTAATCCTGCGCCCCCTCCAGCAATGCCCGAATTTCCACTGCGGTATCTTCCATTCCGGTAAGGACAACGATGGGCAGGTCTGGGGCCAGGTTGTAAATTCTGTTAACACCCATCATTCCCAAGGAATCGGGAAGAGTGAGATCGAGCAGCACCACATCAAATCTGTTTTTTTGGATCAAAGAAAGTGCTTCAGCAAGGGTCCCGCACTGCACGAGGTTCACATGCGCCGTCATGATCCGGCTGAATAGCTGATGGAAAAGATCAGCATCCGCTGGATTATCTTCCACCAGCAATAAATTCATTTGCCTTGGTACGGTCATAGAATCACCAGAACCGCACGATTCATACTGCTGCTGGCCGTGTCGTATTATATCAGTGGATAGACGACGGGCTAAAACTCCTCTTTTGCCGTGCCTAGTACGATCGATGTGTTTGTTTCTTTGATCGCCTTATGACTCAGGAGTTTTTTAATCTCGCGATTCATCGAGTCGGTATCCTTATATTTACCAATCACGACCAGATCGAATTCCCCTGTAATCTCATAGACGTGGGTGAGAGCGGGATCTTTCATGAGATCATTCATTAATGCTGGAATTTTGCCCCCTACCGCCTTGATCAATGTAATTGCAGTGATCCCTAAACCAAGCTTTTTGGTGTCCAGCAGTGGCCTGTATCCACGGATCACACCACCCTTTTCCATCACTCGAATCCGGCTCGCCACAGTGGTCGTAGAAATGTCCAATCTCTTTGCGATTTGCCGGAGGGAAGCGCGCCCTTCTTTCCTCAATTCACCAATAATTTTCAAATCTAGATCTTTGTACAATTTTCCTGCCCTCTCGAGCTCGCAATCGATTGTTCGTACAATATAATACGTCAATAACTTTACAATTGTCCAGTTTGTCGACTGAATGGAATCATGTACATTTTTTTATTGTCATATCATTGACAAATGATCAGAATGATAGATAGACTGATTACCCATGAAAGCTGCTCTCGGACGTTCTTTAACTTCTCATTCCAGGCTCTTTGACGAACCCTCCAGCTTGCAGATTTATGCTTTTGATCAGGGAGAAGTTCCGCCTGCATTGCGGAAGCTATTGATGCCCAAATCGGAGCCGGATCTGGTGGTTCAACCCGGAACGATCGAAGATCTGATTGCGTGCGTCCGTTACGCTCAGGAAAAGGAGATTGCGCTCGTGCCCCGCGGCGCGTCCACTTTCGGAATGGGTGGCGCAGTTCCTCATCGCGGGGGTATCTTGCTAGATTTTTCGACACGAAGGGAAATTTACGATCTCAACAAAGAAAAAAGAACGATACGGGTGGGAGCCGGTTGCCGCTGGGCTGATGTATCCAACTATCTACAGCAGTTCGGTCTGGATCTATGCACTTATCCAACCAGCTGGTTTTCAACGGTGGGTGGATGGGCTTCCACCGGGGGTGTTGGAATCGGTTGCACGCGCTATGGTTCGTTCCACGATCTGATTCAGTCCATTACGGTGGTCACTCCCGCTGGAGAAAAACGGATTCTGGATCATCAGGACCCCGAATTCGGGTATTTCCTTGGCACCGAAGGACAGATGGGGGCCATCTGGGATGTCACTTTTCGAGTGCGCTCCAAACCCGCGCGGCAGATTCCGTTTGTCATTCTGTTTGATTCAAATCACGTCGCGCTCGATTGCGCCCGTGAATTGCTTTCGAACTTCCGGCCCTATCACTTGAAATTCCTGGATGCCGCTCGAATTCATGAAATCAATCATCTGATGCGCGAAGAGCATCCGGAACTCAAATCAGGCATGGAACTCACGGAAAAACCGACGTTACTCGCCTGCTTCGAAGAAAGCGCTGAGGATTTCCGCGAATGGACCAGAAAGAAAGCGCTCTTTGTTCTGACTGATTACAAAGCCCATCTGTTATGGCGCGAGCGGATGTTTCCGCTCCGTGTAAAAAGAATTGCCCCAGGTTTGTTGGCGTCAGAATTGATTTTGCCACTGGAGCGAATTGCGAGTTATGTGGAGAAAACGGCCGAATTGGGAAAGCGTTTTGGCGTGACACTCGCTAACGAATGTTATTTCTTGAATGACGGGACAGGGTTGGCGCTACCGGTTTACACCTTCCGTGGAAAACACGCCATCGATGAAGCTTTGAAGTCTTCGCTGGCTTATGTGATGACACAGACCGGTATCAATATGGGAGGCCGCCCTTATGGGATTGGCATCTGGAACACTCCTTTTGCCAAACACAAATTTGGAACGACGTTTCACCAGTTGAAACAATTCAAAAAGAGCATTGATGCAGCTTCGCTATTTAATCCAGGAAAATTTTTTGAATTGAGCTTCCGCACGGGGGCGCTGGGAAAACTCGCTGCCTTACCATTGAATTCTTCGCTGATTCCATTATGGACGAACGTTTTAAGCAAAGTAGCGCGGGCCTCCGGCCTGCGAAAAGCCGCAGACGGGACGTCCGCGCTACTTCGTTCAGATGTCATTCTGCAAAACGAAGAACTTTGCTCCAAATGCGGTAGCTGCATTTCCGTCTGTCCTGCTTACATCGATACACAGGATGAACGGACCACTGCGCGCGGAAAGCTACAACTTGGCAAATGGATTTTGAACGGCGGATCCATTTCAACGGAAGAAGCAAACACGCTCTTTCTTTGCATGCATTGTGGTGCGTGCACGGATGTGTGTCAGAGCAGGCTGGATCTTGTACCGGTGTGGGATGAACTGGAAAAGAGGGTGCAACAGCAATTCGGGAAGGATGAAGAACGCGTGGAACGATTTGTGAAATCAGTAGAAGCGAAAAAAATCATGGGGGTACCGTATGCTCGAGGCGCTGAAATCCTCGTCCGTCGTAAACCTGAATAGCGACAGCCGGTACCACATTTCCATTCAACCGGCGCCTCCGAGAAATGATGTGCCGCTGCGGCTATTGCTGGTTCGCAATGACGCCTGTTTCAACTGCGGCATTTGCGTGGACGCTTGTGTATATGGTGTGCATCACAGGCAAGAGGACATGCGGATGCAGATCGGTGTCCTCGATCAGCAGGAAAATGTCTGCCGCACGTGTTTGCGTTGTGTTCGCGAATGTCCGAAAGAGGCGTTATCTGTTCCGCCGAACCCCGAATTTGTGCATGGCAGTTTTGGGCACTGGACTGCTCCGGTTATCACGGCTCTTTTGAAACAGGCGGAAACCGGTAAGGTTCCCGTTTCAGGCGCAGGCTATAACGGCAAATTCGCCGGTCCCGGATTTGACGGCATCTGGACAGACATGTCTGAAATCGTGCGCCCGACCCGCGATGGAATTCACGGACGCGAATACATCAGCACCGCAATTATTTTAGGCTCGCGCCCTTGCAGCGCAGGCGTCCCGCCTCCGCCCCGCGTGATTGAATTGCCGGTACCGTTCCTGTTTGATCTCGCGCAATTCCCTGCGTTTCATCCAAGTGTGCAGAAAGCAATTCTG encodes the following:
- a CDS encoding response regulator, producing MTVPRQMNLLLVEDNPADADLFHQLFSRIMTAHVNLVQCGTLAEALSLIQKNRFDVVLLDLTLPDSLGMMGVNRIYNLAPDLPIVVLTGMEDTAVEIRALLEGAQDYLIKGAMNSDQIFRSIRYAIQRKKAEEALRQSEKWFHTLADLSPVGSVRTDPQGNCLYVSKSWCTMTGQTPELAVGQHWTKSIHPEEKDRILAEWYKTAALKKSYKV
- a CDS encoding Lrp/AsnC family transcriptional regulator codes for the protein MYKDLDLKIIGELRKEGRASLRQIAKRLDISTTTVASRIRVMEKGGVIRGYRPLLDTKKLGLGITAITLIKAVGGKIPALMNDLMKDPALTHVYEITGEFDLVVIGKYKDTDSMNREIKKLLSHKAIKETNTSIVLGTAKEEF
- a CDS encoding FAD-binding oxidoreductase — encoded protein: MKAALGRSLTSHSRLFDEPSSLQIYAFDQGEVPPALRKLLMPKSEPDLVVQPGTIEDLIACVRYAQEKEIALVPRGASTFGMGGAVPHRGGILLDFSTRREIYDLNKEKRTIRVGAGCRWADVSNYLQQFGLDLCTYPTSWFSTVGGWASTGGVGIGCTRYGSFHDLIQSITVVTPAGEKRILDHQDPEFGYFLGTEGQMGAIWDVTFRVRSKPARQIPFVILFDSNHVALDCARELLSNFRPYHLKFLDAARIHEINHLMREEHPELKSGMELTEKPTLLACFEESAEDFREWTRKKALFVLTDYKAHLLWRERMFPLRVKRIAPGLLASELILPLERIASYVEKTAELGKRFGVTLANECYFLNDGTGLALPVYTFRGKHAIDEALKSSLAYVMTQTGINMGGRPYGIGIWNTPFAKHKFGTTFHQLKQFKKSIDAASLFNPGKFFELSFRTGALGKLAALPLNSSLIPLWTNVLSKVARASGLRKAADGTSALLRSDVILQNEELCSKCGSCISVCPAYIDTQDERTTARGKLQLGKWILNGGSISTEEANTLFLCMHCGACTDVCQSRLDLVPVWDELEKRVQQQFGKDEERVERFVKSVEAKKIMGVPYARGAEILVRRKPE